From a single Carcharodon carcharias isolate sCarCar2 chromosome 4, sCarCar2.pri, whole genome shotgun sequence genomic region:
- the LOC121277479 gene encoding E3 ubiquitin-protein ligase MARCHF3, with protein sequence MWFTLIDGVTPVAMTTSHCSHLPEVLPDCTSLVPLVKTVEDSADVVNGQPQYVMQVSAKDGQLLSTAVVRTLNTHSTLHDRPMCRICHEGSNQEDLLSPCECTGTLGTIHRSCLEHWLSSSNTSYCELCHFKFSVERKPRPLIEWLRNPGPQHEKRTLFGDIVCFLFITPLATVSGWLCLRGAVDHLHFSSRLEAVGLIALTVALFTIYLFWTLVSFRYHYRLYNEWRRTNQRVMLLLPKSSVASSSQQLLLGLHPMKRNSKETIV encoded by the exons ATGTGGTTCACACTAATTGACGGTGTAACTCCTGTTGCCATGACAACCAGCCATTGCAGTCACCTGCCTGAGGTTCTTCCAGACTGCACTAGCTTGGTACCTTTAGTAAAAACAGTGGAAGATTCTGCTGATGTCGTGAATGGGCAGCCACAATATGTCATGCAAGTTTCAGCTAAAGATGGGCAACTGCTGTCAACAGCGGTAGTTAGGACACTGAACACACACAG CACACTCCATGACCGTCCTATGTGCAGGATCTGCCATGAAGGCAGCAACCAGGAAGATCTGCTATCCCCCTGTGAATGTACAGGAACCCTAGGAACTATTCATAGAAGCTGCCTAGAGCACTGGCTTTCTTCTTCAAACACCAGTTACTGTGAACTCTGCCATTTCAAGTTTTCAGTGGAGCGTAAACCTAGACCATTAATAGAG TGGTTAAGAAATCCAGGCCCACAACATGAGAAGCGGACTTTGTTTGGCGATATTGTGTGCTTCCTGTTTATAACCCCTCTGGCCACAGTCTCTGGCTGGTTGTGTTTGCGGGGAGCAGTGGACCATCTACATTTCAGCAGCCGCCTAGAAGCAGTTGGACTCATTGCACTAACTGTTGCACTCTTCACTATTTATCTATTTTGGACTCTA GTTTCATTCCGTTATCACTATCGATTATACAATGAGTGGCGTCGAACCAATCAAAGAGTAATGCTGCTTCTCCCAAAGTCGTCGGTTGCATCATCTTCTCAACAATTGCTTCTTGGTCTCCATCCAATGAAAAGGAACTCAAAAGAAACAATTGTATAA